One window of the Diospyros lotus cultivar Yz01 chromosome 12, ASM1463336v1, whole genome shotgun sequence genome contains the following:
- the LOC127787470 gene encoding serine/threonine-protein kinase SAPK3-like, with amino-acid sequence MEKYEPLKELGSGNFGVARLVRHKKTKELLAVKYIERGSKIDEKVLREIINHRSLRHPNIVRFKEVLLTPTHLAIVMEYAAGGELFARICSAGRFSEDEARFFFQQLISGVSYCHSMEICHRDLKLENTLLDGSPTPRLKICDFGYSKSGLLHSQPKSTVGTPAYIAPEVLSRKEYDGKIADVWSCGVTLYVMLVGAYPFEDPEDPRNFRKTIGRIISVQYSIPDYVRVSADCRQLLSRIFVANPSKRITIPEIKNLPWFLKNLPKELIEGEKTNYEEAGRDKSLQSVEEIMQIIQEAKTPGEGSKAEGRAAVGASDPEDEAHLDSEVHSGDFDYVTPI; translated from the exons ATGGAGAAGTACGAGCCATTGAAGGAACTTGGTTCTGGGAATTTTGGGGTGGCAAGGCTGGTGAGACACAAGAAGACCAAGGAGCTTCTTGCCGTCAAATACATAGAAAGAGGGAGCAAG ATTGATGAAAAGGTTCTGAGGGAAATCATAAATCACAGATCACTGAGGCATCCCAACATAGTCAGGTTCAAGGAG GTACTGTTGACGCCAACACATTTGGCTATAGTCATGGAATATGCAGCTGGCGGTGAGCTCTTCGCAAGGATATGCAGTGCTGGTCGATTTAGTGAAGATGAG GCACGCTTTTTCTTTCAGCAGCTGATATCTGGAGTTAGCTACTGTCATTCAATG GAAATTTGCCATAGAGACCTGAAACTGGAAAACACTCTACTGGATGGAAGTCCAACTCCACGTCTTAAAATATGTGATTTTGGTTATTCCAAG TCTGGTTTGTTGCATTCACAACCCAAATCGACAGTGGGAACTCCAGCATACATTGCCCCAGAAGTCCTATCACGCAAGGAGTATGATGGGAAG ATTGCAGATGTTTGGTCTTGTGGTGTAACGCTATACGTGATGTTGGTTGGAGCATACCCTTTTGAGGATCCTGAAGATCCTAGAAACTTCCGTAAGACAATTGGG AGAATAATCAGCGTTCAGTACTCTATACCCGATTATGTACGTGTTTCTGCAGATTGTAGGCAACTCCTTTCTCGCATTTTCGTTGCAAATCCCTCCAAg AGAATCACCATCCCGGAGATAAAAAACCTCCCCtggtttctgaaaaatttgcCAAAAGAGCTAATTGAAGGTGAGAAAACAAACTACGAGGAAGCTGGGCGAGACAAATCACTTCAGAGTGTTGAGGAAATAATGCAGATCATACAAGAGGCGAAGACCCCTGGCGAGGGATCGAAAGCTGAAGGGCGGGCTGCTGTTGGGGCATCGGATCCTGAAGACGAGGCTCATCTGGACTCTGAAGTTCATAGTGGAGATTTTGATTATGTAACCCCTATTTGA